A region of the Corticium candelabrum chromosome 4, ooCorCand1.1, whole genome shotgun sequence genome:
GGcttgcgctagcaaactcctggagccaagccaggcactcgcaggagcaccgacttgtgaagccaactgtggtgtgagcacccgaagtctcaccaggaccccagtcaatgaccgggtactcatttatacttctgagtcgagagaagcaaatgtgtgttaatTTGTTGCTTAAGGAAATGATGCCTTAGCTCGCCATTAcggtgacttgaacttgcgatcttttaaggtcccggatgtaaacaatTTGTaagatcacacacacacacacacacacacacacacacacacacacacacacacacacacacacacacaattaagtgtttttcttgttttaatGAAGGTgagaaaggagacaaaggaacAGGAGATGTTGGACCTAAAGGAGGCAAAGGGAGTGTTGGTATATGCTTTCTAATAGCTTTATCAAACAATATAGTACTTCTTACAGGCATCATGTCAATTACGATTAGGTGCTCTTGGGCcaaaaggagacaaaggtaaTGTTGATATACTTTCTTTGTGTTTATGCTTAATTACCATGTATGCCTACACTACACacgcacgacacacacacacacacacacacacacacacacacacacacacacacacacacacacacacacgccttCCCTACTCAACTATGTGCTATGAGTACATGGATAAATAAACTATTAGGTTGTCTTGAGGTTGATGGACTTGCTTGCATATGAGAATCAAGTCCAGTCAAGTCATTGATGTTGAACATCGTTTACAAGAGAATTGGATTTGAAGAGACGATAGTGAAGGCCTGGATGTCCAGTTTATACACTCACTCTGACAAACAATGAGGGTACCCACCCAGGGTTCCATCGATACTAGTATCATATTCGTATCGGTGCCGATACCGGAGTTTGACAGTAGTATCAGCACCAGCAAAACATTGCTTGCCTATACCTCCTGTGTGGATCTGGGACTTCAAGGGTTAACGGATGTGGTTCTACCATGGCGGCTCTTGCTAGTGGCATTTGGTCTTATTTTTGTGGTCTCAGCAGTAGACAACAGTAAGGTGTTGAGCAAAATATGCTTAGAAAGCGTTTCAAGAAGTGGGACAAACTCAAGAACACCTGCAGAGAAAACACCCTGACACATTTAGGCTGCTGGAGAATTCAGAAAAAAGGTAATACAAGCAGCAGTCAACAATCAACGAAACGATGCACAAGGGTCAGCAGTACGACTGCCATCATCCCCGGGCTTGGGAACTTCATTATCTTATATCAGGGAGATGATTTCCATAGACAAGTAAAGTAGAAATGTTGAGGTGAAGATGAGGTTTTGTTTATGAATCAATGTTCTTTCTGATTTTACAGTTAATATCACAACAAAGAATTGAAACatcagtattggtattggtatcggCTGATATTTGGAAGCCGAGGCATTGGTTACAATGGTATCAATAGTATTGGCAAAACTTGGTATTGGTGGAACACTACCCACTGATGGACCGATAAATAACGGAATGATTAGTAGACATTGAAATTTACAAGTTTAGGGTAGCCTTCCCTGTGTTCTTCTGCCAAACACTTAAGGAACAGAATTCTCTCTTGTGAATGGAATAACAACTCATGAACCTGTTTATCTGCTGACACTTTCACAATAAGCAAGCAACTACAAAGCTCACAGAGCTGTGGGCACTGCCATGCGCATccaggaacacacacacacacacacacacacacacacacacacacacacacacacacacacacacacacacacacacacacacacacacacacacacacacacacacacacacacacacacacacacacacaattaagtatttttcttgttttaatGAAGGTGTcaaaggagacaaaggaatAGGAGATGTTGGATCAAAAGGAGACAAAGGGAGTGTTGGTATATGCTTTCTAATGACTTTAACAAATCAGATAGTACTTTTCTTAGAGGCATCGTGTTGATTACTATTAGGTGCTCTTGGGCCTAAAGGAAACAAAGGTAATGTTGATatactttctttgtttgtatgcataaGTTAATGTATgcccacactacacacacacacacacacacacacacacacacacacacacacacacacacacacacacacacacacacacacacacacacacacacacacacacacatctgtacTGTTTAAGACGAATATTAGTATTAATCTTTTTTACTTTGTAAAAAATCACGGATGATGGTCAAGTGATGTGGTATGTGTAGGTGATATTGGTCCTAAAGGCAACAACGGCAGTATTGGTAGTTTTTCTGCTTTTGTGTCACATTGGTTGATATTCTCAAAGAACCATTTTGTTTAGGCAATTCTGGGCCTAAAGGTGACGAAGGTGATAAAGGGGATGTTGGTATGTATTTTTTTCTACATTTATGTGACATTGGATGATACTGTAGGTATAATGTTAGGCAGTTCTGGACGTAAAGGTGACAAAGGAGAAAATGGAAATGCTGGTATGTTTTCCATTTTGTATACAcctgtgtacatgcatgggCATTGTgttcaaaaaacaaacacatgatatTTTGCTTGTCCTAACAAAGGTGAGAAAGGAAATGAAGGAACTATGGGACCTATGGGTGACAAGGGAGAAATCGGAACTGGTATGTCTTCTATctagctacacacacacacacacacacacacacacatgcacacacacacacacacacacacacacacacacacacacacacacacacacacatgcacacacacacacacacacacacacacacacacacacacacacacacacacctaaatcctaaaGTCTTAAAAATGTCAGGAGTTGCCTCTTAAGAGGTCATGCCCCCGGCTGttagctgggccctgtgcactactcaggaaactctgggcttgcgctagcaaactcttGGAGCCaagccaggcactcgcaggagcaccgacttgtgaagccaactgtggtgtgagcactcgaagtctcaccaggaccccagtcaatgaccgggtactcatttatacttctgagtcgagagaagcaaatgtgtgttaatTTGTTGCTTAAGGAAATGATGCCTTAGCTTGCCATTAcggtgacttgaacttgcgatcttttaaggtcccggatgtaaacaatttgtaagatgactctctaaccaattgagctatcacacacacacacacacacacacacacacacacacacacacacacacacacacacgcgcacacacacacacacacacacacacacacacacacacacacacaattaagtgtttttcttgttttaatGAAGGTgagaaaggagacaaaggaacAGGAGATGTTGGACCTAAAGGAGGCAAAGGGAGTGTTGGTATATGCTTTCTAATAGCTTTATCAAACAATATAGTACTTTTTACAGGCATCATGTCAATTACGATTAGGTGCTCTTGGGCctaaaggagacaaaggtaaTGTTGATATACTTTCTTTGTGTTTATGCTTAATTACCATGTATGCCTacactacacatgcacaacacacacacacacacacacacacacacacacacacacacacacacacacacacacacacacacacacacacacacacacacacacacacacacacacacacacacaccaccaccaccaccaccaccaccaccaccaccaccatcaccacacacacacacacacacacacacacacacacacacacacacacacacacacacacacacacacacacacacacacacacaattaagtatttttcttgttttgatgAAGGTGtgaaaggagacaaaggaatAGAAGATGTTGGACCTAAAGGAGACAAAGGGAGTGTTGGTATATGCTTTCTAATGACTTTATCAGATCGGATAGTACTTTTCTTAGAGGTATCGTGTTGATTACTATTAGGTGCTCTTGGGCCTAAAGGAAACAAAGGTAATGTTGATATACTTtctttgtgtgtatgcataaGTTGATGTATGCCCACACTATAGACAGcgtgcgcacacgcacacatgcacacacacacacacacacacacacacacacacacacacacacacacacacacacacacacacttaagtattttttgtttatgaaGGTGACAAAGGAATAGAAGATGTTGGACCTAAAGGCGACAAAGGAGACAAAGGGAGTATTGGTATATGCTTTCTAGTGACTTTGTTAACCAGATAATACTTTTCTTAGAGGCATTTTGTtaattatcattattattattaggtGCTTTTGGGCCTAAAGGAGACATAGGTAATGTTGGTATACTTTCTTTGTGTGTATActtactatgtatgtatgcccacactacacacacacacacacacacacacacacacacacacacacacacacacacacacacacacacacacacacacacacacacacacacacacacacacacacgttatgTTTGTAGAGATAGCCACACATGTAACATACACGTATAACACAACTCTGTTAGTTATTATAAAATCAAAACAGGACAACTCAATGCCGGTCTGTGAATGACTGACCACTAATGCACGCTATCGCTATAAGTATCTGTGAAGCTACACCACATCTTGCCCTCTTTACTGTACCACAATGTAGAGAGATATATCATCTATCATTGTATGCCAAACATCTTGTAGTCTTTATGCCATGTTGAGGCCCTTTGTAATCTTGATGGTCTTTCAGAAAGCTGCTTTTCCTCCTCTGTCGCCTCACTATCCATGCTTCTTGTAGTTCTATCGTCTCCTGGCAACTCATCTTCTTCCTCTACCAGCAAAACATTGCTTACCGATACCTCTTGTGTGGGTCTGGGACTTCAAGGGTTAACGGTGTGCTTCTGCCATGGCGACTCTTGCTAGTGGCATTTGGTCTTATTCTTGTGGTCTCAGCAGTAGACAACAGTAAGGTGTTGTGCAAAATATGCTTAGAAAGCGTTTCAAGAAGTGGGACAAACTCAAGAACACCTGCAGAGAAAGCACCCTGACACGTTTAGGCTGCTGGAGAATTCAGAAAAAAGGTAATACAAGCAGCAGTCAACAATCAACGAAACGATGCACAAGGGTCAGCAGTACGACTTCCATTACCCCAGGCTTGGGAACTTCATTATCTTATATCAGGGAGATGATTTCCATAGACAAGTAAAGTAGAAATGTTGAAGTGAAGATGAGGTTTTGTTTATGAATCAATGTTCTTTCTGATTTTACAGTTAATACCACAACAAAGAATTGAAACatcagtattggtattggtatcggCTGATATTTGGAAGCCGAGGCATTGGTTACAATGGTATCAATAGTATTGGCAAAACTTGGTATTGGTGGAACCGATAAATAACGGAATGATTAGTAGACATTGAAATGTACAAGTTTAGGGTAGCCTTCCCTGTGTTCTTCTGCCAAACACTTAAGGAACAGAATTCTCTCTTGTGAATGGAATAACAACTCATGAACCTGTTTATCTGCTGGCACTTTTACAATAAGCAGGCAACTACAAGCTCAGGCAAGCAACTACAAAGCTCACAGAGCTGTGGGCACTGTCATGCGCATccaggaacacacacacacacacacacacacacacacacacacacacacacacacacacacacacacacacacacacacacacacacacacacacacacacacacacacacaattaagtatttttcttgttttaatGAAGGTGTcaaaggagacaaaggaatAGGAGATGTTGGATCAAAAGGAGACAAAGGGAGTGTTGGTATATGCTTTCTAATGACTTTACCAAATCAGATAGTACTTTTCTTAGAGGCATCGTGTTGATTACTATTAGGTGCTCTTGGGCCTAAAGGAAACAAAGGTAATGTTGATATACTTtctttgtgtgtatgcataaGTTAATGTATgcccacactacacacacacatacacacacacacacacacacacacacacacacacacacacacacgcacatgcacacacacgcacacatgcacacacacgcacacacacacacacacttaaatattttttgtttatgaaGGTGACAAAGGAATAGGAGATGTTGGACCTAAAGGCGACAAAGGAGACAAAGGGAGTATTGGTATATGCTTTCTAATGACTTTGTTAACCTGATAATACTTTTCTTAGAGgcattttgttaattattactattagGTGCGTTTGGGCCTAAAGGAAACAAAGGTAATGTTGATatactttctttgtttgtatgcataagttaatgtatgcacacacacacacacacacacacacacacacacacacacacacacacacacacacacacacacacacacacacacacacacacacacacacacacacacacacacacacacacacacatctgtacTGTTTAAGACGAATAttagtattaatattttttactTTGTAAAAAATCACGGATGATGGTCAAGTGATGTGGTATGTGTAGGTGATATTGGTCCTAAAGGCAACAACGGCAGTATTGGTAGTTTTTCTGCTTTTGTGTCACATTGGTTGATATTCTCAAAGAACCATTTTGTTTAGGCAATTCTGGGCCTAAAGGTGACGAAGGTGATAAAGGGGATGTTGGTATGTATTTTTTTCTACATTTATGTGACATTGGATGATACTGTAGGTATAATGTTAGGCAATTCTGGACGTAAAGGTGACAAAGGAGAAAACGGAAATGCTGGTATGTTTTCCATTTTGTATACAcctgtgtacatgcatgggCATTGTgttcaaaaaacaaacacatgatatTTTGCTTGTTCTAACAAAGGTGAGAAAGGAAATGAAGGAACTATGGGACCTATGGGTGACAAGGGAGAAATCGGAACTGGTATGTCTTCTATctagctacacacacacacacacacacacacacacacacacacacacacacacacacacacacacacacacacacacacacacacacacacacttaaatcCTAAAATCTTAAAAATGTCAGGAGTTGCCTCTTAAGAGGTCATGCCCCCGGCTGttagctgggccctgtgcactactcaggaaactctgggcttgcgctagcaaactcctggagccaagccaggcactcgcaggagcaccgacttgtgaagccaactgtggtgtgagcactcgaagtctcaccaggaccccagtcaatgaccaggtactcatttatactcctgagtcgagagaagcaaatgtgtgttaatTTGTTGCTTAAGGAAATGATGCCTTAGCTCGCCATTAcggtgacttgaacttgcgatcttttaaggtcccggatgtaaacaatttgtaagatgactctctaaccaattgagctatcacacacacacacacacacacacacacacacacacacacacacacacacacacacacacacacacacacacacacacacacacacacacaattaagtgtttttcttgttttaatGAAGGTgagaaaggagacaaaggaacAGGAGATGTTGGACCTAAAGGAGGCAAAGGGAGTGTTGGTATATGCTTTCTAATAGCTTTATCAAACAATATAGTACTTTTCACAGGCATCATGTTAATTACGATTAGGTGCTCTTGGGCcaaaaggagacaaaggtaaTGTTGATATACTTTCTTTGTGTTTATGCTTAATTACCATGTATGCCTACACTACACacgcacgacacacacacacacacacacacacacacacacacacacacacacacacacacacacacacacacacacacacaccttcccTACTCAACTATGTGCTATGAGTACATGGATAAATAaactactagtaaatgctcggttagcattgtgtttggcgagcgatggtgttctatcTTTACCTATTGAGTGATAATTCGTGTGACAATGGTTGCATTACGtggcaatagtttctgtcaaacaaacgcgggaactaaggaaacagactttcagttgctcttctatagtatttggcgttcaattatccgaatttggcgttcaattatccgattcaggcgttcaattatccgttccTTACgactgttgtgcaatatcatggaaaagtgaataacttacatagtctgcggttgggcagctgctcaaatatcatcattcatcagctgtctagacgcaataatttgtaattaatcttgactttagcatGAATTTGAGCGTGTATTGtggataatttcttttgcactaatcttggtgtcccacgtttccacaGAGGTCTTAGCTAAGCTGTTGAGatcgaactaaatctacatatctaggaagcctacaacaacgccttgctccgtcaatcgtggtgtaatccgcatactttgtaaaccgcgcgtcttgcgtgataccatgcatgcaacagtccatcatgcgtcgcagcgggtatttagctaatcaagagctcgaatttcactacttcaccttctcacctttcttgaatcaatcatttattggtCAGCTGAAAACGTgtgtgagcatcatagaaagacgtcatgaaagaaatgtgcgactaaaataattatttctatatttgttccttctaattaggacagaacatcggataattgcttgcctgagtCGGacaattgaatgcccgaatcggataactgaacgcccaattcggataactgattgcctgaatcggataattgaacgccgagttcggataattgaacgcaaaatactctagttgtcttccattcttcgttcacgcttcaattgtctcactcgtttactgagatagtcgcgtaacaatggtcgcgtagtcacgtgataatggttgcgtagcaataatttctgtgaaagtaacgcgcggaaactcaaaaaacagacttttctcttcttttagcttttttctttccattccgtttgtcacgcatcagtctcctttgctctttagtcgcgtaaggcagcaaaatcgagagtggTTTTACTCTTATCGCCAcaaaattacaattgagtcgacccctcgaaaggggacacgttattcaatttttagcgcatatgttacagagtcaaaattgcattcatctggcatcgtcgtatTGTCGATcagtctttccgttttgccgtaaatctatatggcaagtgctgacgtacgcatataaatatataaatatataaataaaatatatctcgagctcaattgacatgacaagagagaggcttgCTTCGCTTGCCAATTAGGTTGTCTTGAGGTTGATGGACTTGCTTGCATATGAGAATCAAGTCCAGTCAAGTCATTGATGTTGAACATTGTTTACAAGAGAATTGGATTTGAAGAGACGATAGTGAAGGCCTGGATGTCCAGTTTATACACTCACTCTGACAAACAATGAGGGTACCCACCCAGGGTTCCATCGATACTAGTATCATATTCGTATCGGTGCCGATACCGGAGTTTGACAGTAGTATCAGCACCAGCAAAACATTGCTTGCCTATACCTCCTGTGTGGATCTGGGACTTCAAGGGTTAACGGATGTGGTTCTACCATGGCGGCTCTTGCTAGTGGCATTTGGTCTTATTTTTGTGGTCTCAGCAGTAGACAACAGTAACGTGTTGAGCAAAATATGCTTAGAAAGCGTTTCAAGAAGTGGGACGAACTCAAGAACACCTGCAGAGAAAACACCCTGACACATTTAGGCTGCTGGAGAATTCAGAAAAAAGGTAATACAAGCAGCAGTCAACAATCAACGAAACGATGCACAAGGGTCAGCAGTACGACTGCCATCATCCCCGGGCTTGGGAACTTCATTATCTTATATCAGGGAGATGATTTCCATAGACAAGTAAAGTAGAAATGTTGAGGTGAAGATGAGGTTTTGTTTATGAATCAATGTTCTTTCTGATTTTACAGTTAATACCACAACAAAGAATTGAAACatcagtattggtattggtatcggCTGATATTTGGAAGCCGAGGCATTGGTTACAATGGTATCAATAGTATTGGCAAAACTTGGTATTGGTGGAACCGATAAATAACAGAATGATTAGTAGACATTGAAATTTACAAGTTTAGGGTAGCCTTCCCTGTGTTCTTCTGCCAAACACTTAAGGAACAGAATTCTCTCTTGTGAATGGAATAACAACTCATGAACCTGTTTATCTGCTGACACTTTCACAATAGGCAAGCAACTACAAAGCTCACAGAGCTGTGGGCACTGCCATGCACATccaggaacacacacacacacacacacacacacacacacacacacacacacacacacacacacacacacacacacacacacacacacacacacacacacacacacacacaccaccaccaccaccaccaccaccaccaacacacacacacacacacacacacacacacacacaccacacacacacacacacacacacacacacacacacacacacaattaagtatttttcttgttttgatgAAGGTGtgaaaggagacaaaggaatAGGAGATGTTGGACCTAAAGGAGACAAAGGGAGTGTTGGTATATGCTTTCTAATGACTTTAGCAAATCGGATAGTACTTTTCTTAGAGGCATCTTGTTGATTACTATTAGGTGCTCTTGGGCCTAAAGGAAACAAAGGTAATGTTGATATACTTtctttgtgtgtatgcataaGTTAATGTATGCCCACACTATAGAcagcgcgcgcacacgcacacatgcacacacacacacacacacacacacacacacacacacacacttaagtattttttgtttatgaaGGTGACAAAGGAATAGGAGATGTTGGACCTAAAGGCGACAAAGGAGACAAAGGGAGTATTGGTATATGCTTTCTAGTGACTTTGTTAACCAGATAATACTTTTCTTAGAGGCATTTTGTtaattatcattattattattaggtGCTTTTGGGCCTAAAGGAGATATAGGTAATGTTGGTATACTTTCTTTGTGTGTATACTtaccatgtatgtatgcccacactacacacacacacacacacacacacacacacacacacacacacacacacacacacacacacacacacacacacacacacacacacacacacaacacacacacacacacacacacgttatgTTTGTAGAGATAGCCACACATGTAACATACACGTATAACACAACTCTGTTAGTTATTATAAAATCAAAACAGGACAACTCAATGCCGGTCTGTGAATGACTGACCACTAATGCACGCTATCGCTATAAGTATCTGTGAAGCTACACCACATCTTGCTCTCTTTACTGTACCACAATGTAGAGAGGTATATCATCTATCATTGTATGCCAAACATCTTGTAGTCTTTATGCCATGTTGAGGCCCTTTGTAATCTTGATGGTCTTTCAGAAAGCTGCTTTTCCTCCTCTGTCGCCTCACTATCCATGCTTCTTGTAGTTCTATCGTCTCCTGGCCACTCATCTTCATCCTCTACCAGCAAAACATTGCTTACCGATACCTCTTGTGTGGGTCTGGGACTTCAAGGGTTAACGGTGTGCTTCTGCCATGGCGACTCTTGCTAGTGGCATTTGGTCTTATTCTTGTGGTCTCAGCAGTAGACAACAGTAAGGTGTTGTGCAAAATATGCTTAGAAAGCGTTTCAAGAAGTGGGACAAACTCAAGAACATCTGCAGAGAAAGCACCCTGACACGTTTAGGCTGCTGGAGAATTCAGAAAAAAGGTAATACAAGCAGCAGTCAACAATCAACGAAACGATGCACAAGGGTCAGCAGTACGACTTCCATTACCCCAGGCTTGGGAACTTCATTATCTTATATCAGGGAGATGATTTCCATAGACAAGTAAAGTAGAAATGTTGAGGTGAAGATGAGGTTTTGTTTATGAATCAATGTTCTTTCTGATTTTACAGTTAATACcacaacaaaaaattgaaacatcagtattggtattggtatcggCTGATATTTGGAAGCCGAGGCATTGGTTACAATGGTATCAATAGTATTGGCAAAGCTTGGTATTGGTGGAACCGATAAATAACGGAATGATTAGTAGACATTGAAATGTACAAGTTTAGGGTAGCCTTCCCTGTGTTCTTCTGCCAAACACTTAAGGAACAGAATTCTCTCTTGTGAATGGAATAACAACTCATGAACCTGTTTATCTGCTGACACTTTTGCAATAAGCAGGCAACTACAAGCTCAGGCAAGCAACTACAAAGCTCACAGAGCTGTGGGCACTGCCATGTGCATccaggaacacacacacacacacacacacacacacacacacacacacacacacacacacacacacacacacacacacacacacacacacacacacacacacacaattaagtatttttcttgttttaatGAAGGTGTcaaaggagacaaaggaatAGGAGATGTTGGATCAAAAGGAGACAAAGGGAGTGTTGGTATATGCTTTCTAATGACTTTACCAAATCAGATAGTACTTTTTCTTAGAGGCATCGTGTTGATTACTATTAGGTGCTCTTGGGCCTAAAGGAAACAAAGGTAATGTTGATATACTTtctttgtgtgtatgcataaGTTAATGTATgcccacactacacacacacacacacacacacacatacacacacacacacacacacacacacacacacacacacacacacacacacacacacacacacacacacacacacatgcacacacacacacgcacacacacacacacacacacacacacacacacacacacacacacacacacacttaaatattttttgtttatgaaGGTGACAAAGGAATAGGAGATGTTGGACCTAAAGGCTACAAAGGAGACAAAGGGAGTATTGGTATATGCTTTCTAATGACTTTGTTAACCTGATAATACTTTTCTTAGAGgcattttgttaattattattattaggtGCGTTTGGGCCTAAAGGAGACATAGGTAATGTTGGTATACTCTCTTTGTGTGTATActtactatgtatgtatgccacacacacacacacacacacacacacacacacacacacacacacacacacacacacacacacacacacacacacacacacgcatgcacacacgcatgcatgcacgcacgcgcgcacgcacacacacacacacacacacacacacacatgcatgcacacacgcatgcacgcacgcacacacacacacacacacacacacacacacacacgcacacacacacacacacacacacacacacacacacacacacacacacacacacacacacacatgcacacacacgttatGTTTGTAGAGATAGCCATGCATGTAACATACGCGTATAACACAACTCTGTTAGTTATTATAATATCAAAACAGGACAACTCAATACCGGTCTGTGAATGACTGATCGCTAATGCACGCTACCGATATACCATCTATCATTGTATGCCAAACATCTCATAGTCTTTATGCCAAGTTGGGGCGCTTTGTAATCTTGATGGTCTTGCAGAAAGTTGTTCTCCCCTCTCTGTCATCTCACTACCCATGCTTCTTGTAGTTCTATCCTCTTTTGGCAACTCATCTTCTTCCTCTACTCCATCTGCTGTTGTTGTCGCGGGTACCGATACCAATCTGTTCGCATGCCATCTAGTACCATTACTCAAACAATAAGTATTGTGTGCTCTTTTTTCTACCACCTCCAAGGGCTTGGATAATCTTGGGTGCAATTTGCTTTTCCTTACTGGACGTTGGACTCTCACCAAATCACCCTCCTTCAAAGAATACTCCTTTGCATTC
Encoded here:
- the LOC134179200 gene encoding ryncolin-4-like, with translation MLRKRFKKWDKLKNTCRESTLTRLGCWRIQKKGVKGDKGIGDVGSKGDKGSVGALGPKGNKGDKGIGDVGPKGDKGDKGSIGICFLMTLLT